In Mangrovivirga cuniculi, the following proteins share a genomic window:
- a CDS encoding PKD-like domain-containing protein, producing MNSLNRIFNKNQKKAKNNCLQFLLFAFVFLTSFSGFSQVSVTPATGGTNICGDGSFIPLGDIIITENNNGDFSAGTYDIDLVLPAGFEFNTGVGNIIVSSGNKITINTATYISINTARINITVSSATGGPADELTYTNLEVRLTGAAASGNITFNDAGNNVLGLNGANAGSLNFKNVEGVISGNASICPGTSTLLMFNLTGGTAPYDVVYSDGTSSFTVNNITDGSTVSVSPSTSTTYTLLSVTDDTGCIDQDPAGSATVTIESPVSGLLSTVPTEICAGESVNLSFALAGSSTTYDVTYTDGTTPVTLTGISDGHVETITPSATATYSITSITANSSTCSTTTNVSGTPTVSVNPQPDGSLSGGATICAGGSTNLTFNFAAGTAPFDVVYTDGTTNFTVNNITDGATVSVSPSTTTTYTLVSITDDNGCTDPTPTGSATVTVSPQVSGNLSADASAICAGESVNLSFALAGSSTTYDVTYTDGTTPVTLTGISDGHVETITPSATATYSITSITANSSTCSTTTNVSGTPTVSVNPQPDGSLSGGATICAGGSTNLTFNFAAGTAPFDVVYTDGTTNFTVNNITDGATVSVSPSTTTTYTLVSITDDNGCTDPTPTGSATVTVSPQVSGNLSADASAICAGESVNLSFALAGSSTTYDVTYTDGTTPVTLTGISDGHVETITPSATATYSITSITANSSTCSTTTNVSGTPTVSVNPQPDGSLSGGATICEGGSTNLTFNFATGTAPFDVVYTDGTSSFTVNNITDGATVSVSPSTTTTYTLVSITDDNGCTDPTPTGSATVTVSPQVSGNLSADASAICAGESVNLSFALAGSSTTYDVTYTDGTTPVTLTGISDGHVETITPSATATYSITSITANSSTCSTTTNVSGTPTVSVNPQPDGSLSGGATICAGGSTNLTFNFAAGTAPFDVVYTDGTTNFTVNNITDGATVSVSPSTTTTYTLVSITDDNGCTDPTPTGSATVTVSPQVSGNLSADASAICAGESVNLSFALAGSSTTYDVTYTDGTTPVTLTGISDGHVETITPSATATYSITSITANSSTCSTTTNVSGTPTVSVNPQPDGSLSGGATICAGGSTNLTFNFAAGTAPFDVVYSDGTTNFTVNNITDGATVSVSPSTTTTYTLVSITDDNGCTDPTPTGSATVTVSPQVSGNLSADASAICAGESVNLSFALAGSSTTYDVTYTDGTTPVTLTGISDGHVETITPSATATYSITSITANSSTCSTTTNVSGTPTVTVNPQPDGSLSGGATICAGGSTNLTFNFATGTAPFDVVYSDGTTNFTVNNITDGATVSVSPSTTTTYTLVSITDDNGCTDPTPTGSATVTVSPQVSGNLSADASAICAGESVNLSFALAGSSTTYDVTYTDGTTPVTLTGISDGHVETITPSATATYSITSITANSSTCSTTTNVSGTPTVSVNPQPDGSLSGGATICAGGSTNLTFNFAAGTAPFDVVYTDGTTNFTVNNITDGATVSVSPSTTTTYTLVSITDDNGCTDPTPTGSATVTVSPQVSGNLSADASAICAGESVNLSFALAGSSTTYDVTYTDGTTPVTLTGISDGHVETITPSATATYSITSITANSSTCSTTTNVSGTPTVSVNPQPDGSLSGGATICAGGSTNLTFNFAAGTAPFDVVYTDGTTNFTVNNITDGATVSVSPSTTTTYTLVSITDDNGCTDPTPTGSATVTVSPQVSGNLSADASAICAGESVNLSFALAGSSTTYDVTYTDGTTPVTLTGISDGHVETITPSATATYSITSITANSSTCSTTTNVSGTPTVSVNPLPNVVANPANETICSGEQTNISFSTDNGVSPVTYSWTVSSSGADISGASSGFGNTLNQTLFNSGITSQTVTYTVTPESGNGCSGNSIDITITVNPLPELTVTNNTSEICSGETTDIQLSGTTTGATISLAAVNYNGLTGGSYATGGTFTYGDAIAETLTNGGLTPITIDYVFTVSGNGCTGTTITESVTVNPTPDLTVTNNTTDICSGESVNINVSSGVSGATITLQTVNYNGLTGSYAGGETFTSGSNLIENLINTTTAPVTVDYSFTVSSNGCDNPAVQTASVIVNPIPELTVTNNTPEICSGETTDIQLSGTTTGATISLAAVNYNGLTGGSYATGGTFTYGDAIAETLTNGGLTSITIDYVFTVSGNGCTGTTITESVTVNPTPDLTVTNNTTDICSGESVNINVSSGVSGATITLQTVNYNGLTGSYAGGETFTSGSNLIENLINTTTAPVTVDYSFTVSSNGCDNPAVQTASVIVNPIPELTVTNNTPEICSGETTDIQLSGTTTGATISLAAVNYNGLTGGSYATGGTFTYGDAIAETLTNGGLTPITIDYVFTVSGNGCTGTTITESVTVNPTPDLTVTNNTTDICSGESVNINVSSGVSGATITLQTVNYNGLTGSYAGGETFTSGSGVVESLNNTTINPITVEYVFSVSANGCDNITTETTTVMVSPLPTFTNPISELSDQICSGDQLNFTPVSSVTGTTFNWTSSITGTIDPTSVSTSGSGVISNSPVNTGTDQASVVYTITPIINGCEGPQKEYVVIVNPVVEVTSASQNYEICGNETTNIQLLETRSISGVVYNWTVNSDANISGATDGSGTVISQLLQNSSNIAGNVVYTVTPSFNGCPGIPYEITVNVKPIPDVEALPSAESICNGTSTNITLSNPNNVAGTTYTWTASADANLTGASDGTGDIIQQTLFNSGTNSAGVQYEITPISNGCAGTPITAFVTVNPELIADSGNDQVVCEGTGVTLGGSPTASGGSGSYNYNWTGPDNFSSAVANPNNVIAQVGVNTYTVVVTDSRGCQSAPESINITVNDAPEVFAGNDSQICRDQIFNLEGSISGSTTEAYWSSPSGTVGFSPSNLFSEALTYTPTQAEIDAGQVILTLTTNDPAGPCAAVSDQVLIIINDLPNASFSGLPSELAENDSPVELTPFNTGGNFFFNGVDFGTNIFDPNPNTGTNATLGQNEIMYTFTDGKGCTNSTTQTVFINALTPINFFVGDSTVDASGNPVVCSNEGLQLLVGDPSADQINYDANTPPNTVGFFDGANVIEINGEFFFDPAAAGTGIHQVTYTYTNENNATNQLTKDVFVFGTPQVDFTFSEQCVSDPVLFEDASSIEPSPFSEGLVSWTWEFGDGSMNDNRQDPDHLYNNAGTYDVTLTTTTSRGCTSTGTKSVKVGEVPVIDFLVSRVCNGDQSIFTPSVSLPDQEIVGWLWEFGDGTQSVNKNATYTYPSQGNYNTSLTVETTEGCIETVQQEIFILPRVTLVSDPANPYLATFNSGTEGWVAQGENVSWEVGSPSGGTIFPIDNQAWVTNADGSPSVSEDSWVNCPCFDFSNMTRPMLSLDYFSDLFSEDGAVIQYSLNGGETWEVLGQTGSGINWYSSDKVTSRPGDQDGFNSYGWNTAEDDWKTGRIYLDELIGQPSVRMRVAFATGPNPPLGSEFDGFALDNFKIFERSRNVLVEQFSNLAPEVLTGTQESINRLEQAGDEILMMHYFTDIPAVDSLYDANRADQGARGLYYSVSQTPTTVIDGNVYNGLSSDWQLNTVLTRSLIDPDFKIEIDFPVPNERYNLTFDIDVTSIYDRAAEDIYVQTVVVENEVLLSNGDVIPNLVKEFLPSAAGTLYRFNWAQGERRSLRFDWEITAYDPSELAVIVFIQNSSGEVLQSQIVKAPDYGYENSVLTGIEDDFKNTRVLVYPNPAVNETTLLLEEPVKEDTDLIMYDSKGSVVYEGKILRGAMEKQIELSNYSTGIYNLQLISEGRVLGTLRIIKN from the coding sequence CCGATGGCACATCTAGCTTTACGGTAAACAATATTACCGATGGTTCTACTGTTAGTGTATCTCCTTCCACATCTACGACTTATACTTTATTAAGTGTTACTGATGACACAGGGTGTATCGATCAGGATCCTGCCGGTTCAGCAACTGTCACCATCGAATCGCCTGTTTCAGGATTATTATCAACTGTTCCTACTGAAATTTGTGCAGGGGAGAGCGTAAACTTAAGCTTTGCTTTAGCAGGCTCGTCAACTACCTATGATGTTACCTATACTGATGGCACGACACCGGTAACTTTAACCGGAATTAGTGATGGTCATGTTGAAACGATCACGCCAAGTGCAACAGCAACGTATAGCATTACCAGCATCACAGCAAACTCATCGACTTGCTCGACTACGACAAATGTGAGTGGCACGCCAACGGTAAGCGTGAATCCACAGCCGGACGGCAGTCTGTCAGGTGGGGCAACGATCTGTGCAGGAGGCTCAACGAACTTAACCTTTAACTTTGCCGCTGGCACCGCACCATTTGATGTGGTGTATACCGATGGCACAACTAACTTTACAGTAAACAATATTACCGATGGAGCGACAGTGAGTGTATCTCCATCAACGACAACGACTTATACCTTAGTCAGCATCACCGATGATAACGGTTGTACTGATCCGACACCAACGGGCAGTGCAACGGTTACGGTATCACCACAAGTAAGTGGAAACTTATCTGCTGATGCATCCGCAATCTGTGCAGGGGAGAGCGTAAACTTAAGCTTTGCTTTAGCAGGCTCGTCAACTACCTATGATGTTACCTATACTGATGGCACGACACCGGTAACTTTAACCGGAATTAGTGATGGTCATGTTGAAACGATCACGCCAAGTGCAACAGCAACGTATAGCATTACCAGCATCACAGCAAACTCATCGACTTGCTCGACTACGACAAATGTGAGTGGCACGCCAACGGTAAGCGTGAATCCACAGCCGGACGGCAGTCTGTCAGGTGGGGCAACGATCTGTGCAGGAGGCTCAACGAACTTAACCTTTAACTTTGCCGCTGGCACCGCACCATTTGATGTGGTGTATACCGATGGCACAACTAACTTTACAGTAAACAATATTACCGATGGAGCGACAGTGAGTGTATCTCCATCAACGACAACGACTTATACCTTAGTCAGCATCACCGATGATAACGGTTGTACTGATCCGACACCAACGGGCAGTGCAACGGTTACGGTATCACCACAAGTAAGTGGGAACTTATCTGCTGATGCATCCGCAATCTGTGCAGGGGAGAGCGTAAACTTAAGCTTTGCTTTAGCAGGCTCGTCAACTACCTATGATGTTACCTATACTGATGGCACGACACCGGTAACTTTAACCGGAATTAGTGATGGTCATGTTGAAACGATCACGCCAAGTGCAACAGCAACGTATAGCATTACCAGCATCACGGCAAACTCATCGACTTGCTCGACTACGACAAATGTGAGTGGCACGCCAACGGTAAGCGTGAATCCACAGCCGGACGGCAGTCTGTCAGGTGGGGCAACGATCTGTGAAGGAGGCTCAACGAACTTAACCTTTAACTTTGCCACTGGCACCGCACCATTTGATGTGGTGTATACCGATGGCACATCTAGCTTTACAGTAAACAATATTACCGATGGAGCGACAGTGAGTGTATCTCCATCAACGACAACGACTTATACCTTAGTCAGCATCACCGATGATAACGGTTGTACTGATCCGACACCAACCGGCAGTGCAACGGTTACGGTATCACCACAAGTAAGTGGAAACTTATCTGCTGATGCATCCGCAATCTGTGCAGGGGAGAGCGTAAACTTAAGCTTTGCTTTAGCAGGCTCGTCAACTACCTATGATGTTACCTATACTGATGGCACGACACCGGTAACTTTAACCGGAATTAGTGATGGTCATGTTGAAACGATCACGCCAAGTGCAACAGCAACGTATAGCATTACCAGCATCACGGCAAACTCATCGACTTGCTCGACTACGACAAATGTGAGTGGCACGCCAACGGTAAGCGTGAATCCACAGCCGGACGGCAGTCTGTCAGGTGGGGCAACGATCTGTGCAGGAGGCTCAACGAACTTAACCTTTAACTTTGCCGCTGGCACCGCACCATTTGATGTGGTGTATACCGATGGCACAACTAACTTTACAGTAAACAATATTACCGATGGAGCGACAGTGAGTGTATCTCCATCAACGACAACGACTTATACCTTAGTCAGCATCACCGATGATAACGGCTGTACTGATCCGACACCAACGGGCAGTGCAACGGTTACGGTATCACCACAAGTAAGTGGAAACTTATCTGCTGATGCATCCGCAATCTGTGCAGGGGAGAGCGTAAACTTAAGCTTTGCTTTAGCAGGCTCGTCAACTACCTATGATGTTACTTATACTGATGGCACGACACCGGTAACTTTAACCGGAATTAGTGATGGTCATGTTGAAACGATCACGCCAAGTGCAACAGCAACGTATAGCATTACCAGCATCACAGCAAACTCATCGACTTGCTCGACTACGACAAATGTGAGTGGCACGCCAACGGTAAGCGTGAATCCACAGCCGGACGGCAGTCTGTCAGGTGGGGCAACGATCTGTGCAGGAGGCTCAACGAACTTAACCTTTAACTTTGCCGCTGGCACCGCACCATTTGATGTGGTGTATAGTGATGGCACAACTAACTTTACAGTAAACAATATTACCGATGGAGCGACAGTGAGTGTATCTCCATCAACGACAACGACTTATACCTTAGTCAGCATCACCGATGATAACGGCTGTACTGATCCGACACCAACGGGCAGTGCAACGGTTACGGTATCACCACAAGTAAGTGGAAACTTATCTGCTGATGCATCCGCAATCTGTGCAGGGGAGAGCGTAAACTTAAGCTTTGCTTTAGCAGGCTCGTCAACTACCTATGATGTTACCTATACTGATGGCACGACACCGGTAACTTTAACCGGAATTAGTGATGGTCATGTTGAAACGATCACGCCAAGTGCAACAGCAACGTATAGCATTACCAGCATCACAGCAAACTCATCGACTTGCTCGACTACGACAAATGTGAGTGGTACGCCAACGGTAACCGTGAATCCACAGCCGGACGGCAGTCTGTCAGGTGGGGCAACGATCTGTGCAGGAGGCTCAACGAACTTAACCTTTAACTTTGCCACTGGCACCGCACCATTTGATGTGGTGTATAGTGATGGCACAACTAACTTTACAGTAAACAATATTACCGATGGAGCGACAGTGAGTGTATCTCCATCAACGACAACGACTTATACCTTAGTCAGCATCACCGATGATAACGGCTGTACTGATCCGACACCAACGGGCAGTGCAACGGTTACGGTATCACCACAAGTAAGTGGAAACTTATCTGCTGATGCATCCGCAATCTGTGCAGGGGAGAGCGTAAACTTAAGCTTTGCTTTAGCAGGCTCGTCAACTACCTATGATGTTACCTATACTGATGGCACGACACCGGTAACTTTAACCGGAATTAGTGATGGTCATGTTGAAACGATCACGCCAAGTGCAACAGCAACGTATAGCATTACCAGCATCACAGCAAACTCATCGACTTGCTCGACTACGACAAATGTGAGTGGCACGCCAACGGTAAGCGTGAATCCACAGCCGGACGGCAGTCTGTCAGGTGGGGCAACGATCTGTGCAGGAGGCTCAACGAACTTAACCTTTAACTTTGCCGCTGGCACCGCACCATTTGATGTGGTGTATACCGATGGCACAACTAACTTTACAGTAAACAATATTACCGATGGAGCGACAGTGAGTGTATCTCCATCAACGACAACGACTTATACCTTAGTCAGCATCACCGATGATAACGGCTGTACTGATCCGACACCAACCGGCAGTGCAACGGTTACGGTATCACCACAAGTAAGTGGAAACTTATCTGCTGATGCATCCGCAATCTGTGCAGGGGAGAGCGTAAACTTAAGCTTTGCTTTAGCAGGCTCGTCAACTACCTATGATGTTACCTATACTGATGGCACGACACCGGTAACTTTAACCGGAATTAGTGATGGTCATGTTGAAACGATCACGCCAAGTGCAACAGCAACGTATAGCATTACCAGCATCACGGCAAACTCATCGACTTGCTCGACTACGACAAATGTGAGTGGCACGCCAACGGTAAGCGTGAATCCACAGCCGGACGGCAGTCTGTCAGGTGGGGCAACGATCTGTGCAGGAGGCTCAACGAACTTAACCTTTAACTTTGCCGCTGGCACCGCACCATTTGATGTGGTGTATACCGATGGCACAACTAACTTTACAGTAAACAATATTACCGATGGAGCGACAGTGAGTGTATCTCCATCAACGACAACGACTTATACCTTAGTCAGCATCACCGATGATAACGGTTGTACTGATCCGACACCAACCGGCAGTGCAACGGTTACGGTATCACCACAAGTAAGTGGAAACTTATCTGCTGATGCATCCGCAATCTGTGCAGGGGAGAGCGTAAACTTAAGCTTTGCTTTAGCAGGCTCGTCAACTACCTATGATGTTACCTATACTGATGGCACGACACCGGTAACTTTAACCGGAATTAGTGATGGTCATGTTGAAACGATCACGCCAAGTGCAACAGCAACGTATAGCATTACCAGCATCACAGCAAACTCATCGACTTGCTCGACTACGACAAATGTGAGTGGCACGCCAACGGTAAGCGTGAATCCTTTGCCAAATGTAGTAGCAAATCCGGCTAATGAAACAATATGTAGTGGTGAACAAACTAATATTTCATTTTCTACAGATAATGGGGTGTCTCCTGTAACCTATTCCTGGACAGTGAGTTCAAGTGGAGCTGATATCTCTGGAGCATCTTCCGGATTTGGTAATACTTTGAATCAAACTTTATTTAATTCCGGAATAACATCGCAAACTGTAACATATACAGTTACACCGGAGAGTGGTAATGGATGTTCAGGGAATAGCATTGACATAACTATTACAGTCAATCCTTTACCGGAACTTACTGTAACGAACAATACTTCTGAGATCTGTAGCGGAGAAACTACTGATATTCAATTATCAGGAACAACAACGGGAGCGACGATCAGTCTTGCTGCAGTAAATTACAATGGCCTGACAGGTGGATCATATGCTACAGGAGGGACATTTACTTATGGAGATGCGATTGCCGAGACATTAACAAATGGCGGGTTGACACCGATCACAATCGATTATGTATTCACTGTCAGTGGCAATGGATGTACCGGAACTACGATTACCGAATCGGTTACTGTTAATCCGACTCCGGACCTGACTGTGACCAACAATACAACCGATATCTGCAGTGGAGAATCTGTCAATATCAATGTATCGAGTGGAGTGTCAGGAGCAACGATTACTTTGCAAACAGTTAATTATAATGGCTTAACAGGAAGTTATGCTGGAGGAGAAACATTTACTTCGGGAAGTAATCTGATAGAAAATCTTATTAATACAACTACTGCACCGGTGACAGTTGATTATTCATTTACTGTATCATCGAATGGTTGTGATAATCCTGCTGTTCAAACAGCGAGTGTAATAGTTAATCCAATACCGGAACTTACTGTCACAAATAATACTCCTGAGATTTGTAGCGGAGAAACTACTGATATTCAATTATCAGGAACAACAACGGGAGCGACGATCAGTCTTGCTGCGGTAAATTACAATGGCCTGACAGGTGGATCATATGCTACGGGAGGGACATTTACTTATGGAGATGCGATTGCCGAGACATTAACAAATGGTGGATTGACTTCGATCACAATCGATTATGTATTCACTGTCAGTGGCAATGGATGTACCGGAACTACGATTACCGAATCGGTTACTGTTAATCCGACTCCGGACCTGACTGTGACCAACAATACAACCGATATCTGCAGTGGAGAATCTGTCAATATCAATGTATCGAGTGGAGTGTCAGGAGCAACGATTACTTTGCAAACAGTTAATTATAATGGCTTAACAGGAAGTTATGCCGGAGGAGAAACATTTACTTCGGGAAGTAATCTGATAGAAAATCTTATTAATACAACTACTGCACCGGTGACAGTTGATTATTCATTTACTGTATCATCGAATGGTTGTGATAATCCTGCTGTTCAAACAGCAAGTGTAATAGTTAATCCAATACCGGAACTTACTGTCACAAATAATACTCCTGAGATTTGTAGCGGAGAAACTACTGATATTCAATTATCAGGAACAACAACGGGAGCGACGATCAGTCTTGCTGCGGTAAATTACAATGGCCTGACAGGTGGATCATATGCTACGGGAGGGACATTTACTTATGGAGATGCGATTGCCGAGACATTAACAAATGGTGGATTGACACCGATCACAATCGATTATGTATTCACTGTCAGTGGCAATGGATGTACCGGAACTACGATTACCGAATCGGTTACTGTTAATCCGACTCCGGACCTGACTGTGACCAACAATACAACCGATATCTGCAGTGGAGAATCTGTCAATATCAATGTATCGAGTGGAGTGTCAGGAGCAACGATTACTTTGCAAACAGTTAATTATAATGGCTTAACAGGAAGTTATGCCGGAGGTGAAACTTTCACATCAGGAAGTGGTGTTGTAGAAAGCCTAAATAATACGACTATAAATCCGATAACTGTAGAATACGTTTTCAGCGTATCTGCAAATGGGTGCGATAATATTACTACGGAAACGACAACTGTAATGGTAAGTCCATTACCAACGTTTACCAATCCTATTTCAGAACTATCCGATCAAATTTGTAGTGGTGATCAATTGAATTTCACTCCGGTTTCTTCTGTAACAGGAACTACTTTTAATTGGACTTCCTCTATTACCGGGACTATTGATCCAACTAGTGTTTCTACCAGTGGTAGTGGAGTTATTAGTAATTCACCTGTTAATACCGGTACAGACCAGGCTTCAGTAGTTTATACAATAACTCCAATAATAAACGGTTGTGAAGGACCGCAAAAAGAATATGTAGTAATTGTTAATCCGGTTGTTGAAGTAACTTCAGCATCTCAGAATTATGAAATATGCGGAAACGAAACTACGAATATTCAATTATTAGAAACCAGGTCTATTTCTGGTGTAGTGTATAATTGGACCGTTAACTCAGATGCGAACATTTCAGGAGCTACTGATGGGTCAGGTACAGTTATTTCCCAGTTACTACAAAATAGTTCAAATATTGCCGGTAATGTAGTTTATACAGTAACTCCAAGCTTTAATGGATGTCCGGGAATTCCATACGAAATCACAGTTAATGTTAAACCGATACCAGACGTAGAAGCATTACCTTCAGCAGAGTCCATTTGTAATGGTACGTCAACAAATATTACGCTGTCAAATCCGAATAATGTTGCAGGCACCACCTACACTTGGACTGCTTCTGCTGATGCTAATTTAACAGGAGCTTCAGATGGTACAGGTGATATTATCCAGCAAACGCTTTTTAATTCAGGAACTAATTCAGCTGGAGTTCAATACGAAATAACTCCGATTTCAAATGGTTGTGCGGGTACACCAATAACAGCCTTTGTTACTGTGAACCCGGAATTAATAGCTGATTCCGGGAATGATCAGGTAGTATGTGAAGGAACCGGAGTTACATTAGGAGGTTCTCCAACAGCTTCAGGTGGTTCAGGGTCTTATAACTATAACTGGACCGGCCCGGATAACTTTAGTTCTGCTGTGGCTAACCCTAATAATGTAATTGCACAGGTAGGAGTAAACACTTACACGGTTGTAGTTACAGATAGCAGAGGTTGTCAAAGTGCTCCGGAATCGATTAACATAACTGTTAATGATGCTCCTGAAGTATTTGCAGGAAATGATAGCCAGATATGCCGTGACCAGATTTTTAATCTTGAAGGAAGTATTTCAGGATCTACTACAGAAGCTTATTGGTCATCACCAAGTGGTACGGTTGGATTTTCTCCATCAAATTTATTTTCCGAAGCATTAACTTATACTCCGACACAAGCAGAGATCGACGCAGGACAGGTAATATTAACTTTGACTACCAATGATCCTGCAGGACCTTGTGCGGCTGTTTCTGACCAGGTATTGATTATTATAAATGATCTCCCAAATGCCAGCTTTAGCGGATTGCCTTCTGAGCTTGCGGAGAATGATTCACCTGTAGAATTAACTCCATTTAATACAGGAGGTAATTTCTTCTTTAATGGTGTTGATTTTGGAACAAATATTTTTGATCCTAATCCTAACACAGGTACAAATGCTACATTAGGTCAAAATGAGATAATGTATACATTTACAGATGGTAAAGGATGTACCAACAGTACAACGCAAACTGTATTTATAAATGCACTAACTCCAATTAATTTCTTCGTTGGAGATAGTACCGTTGATGCTTCGGGTAACCCGGTAGTATGTAGTAATGAAGGTCTTCAGCTTTTAGTCGGAGATCCATCTGCCGATCAGATTAATTACGATGCTAATACACCTCCAAATACTGTAGGTTTCTTTGACGGAGCTAACGTAATCGAGATAAACGGTGAATTCTTTTTTGATCCTGCGGCAGCTGGTACAGGTATTCACCAGGTTACCTACACATATACCAATGAAAATAATGCTACGAATCAATTAACTAAAGACGTGTTTGTTTTTGGTACTCCACAAGTTGACTTCACTTTTTCAGAGCAATGTGTAAGCGATCCGGTTTTATTTGAAGATGCTTCATCAATTGAACCATCACCATTCAGTGAAGGGTTAGTTTCCTGGACATGGGAATTTGGAGATGGATCAATGAATGATAACAGGCAAGATCCCGATCATTTATATAATAATGCCGGGACTTATGATGTGACACTGACAACAACCACCTCCAGAGGATGTACCAGTACTGGAACTAAAAGTGTAAAAGTCGGAGAAGTTCCTGTAATAGACTTCCTGGTTTCCAGAGTTTGTAATGGAGATCAATCGATATTTACTCCATCGGTGTCATTACCAGACCAGGAGATTGTAGGATGGTTATGGGAATTTGGAGACGGTACTCAATCAGTTAATAAAAATGCAACATATACCTATCCTTCACAGGGTAATTATAATACTTCTTTAACAGTTGAAACTACAGAGGGATGTATTGAAACAGTCCAGCAAGAGATATTTATTTTACCACGTGTGACTTTGGTTAGTGATCCTGCGAATCCGTATTTAGCTACTTTCAATTCAGGTACAGAAGGATGGGTAGCACAGGGAGAAAATGTAAGTTGGGAGGTTGGCTCACCTTCCGGCGGAACGATATTCCCAATTGATAATCAGGCATGGGTAACAAATGCTGATGGATCACCATCTGTATCAGAAGATAGCTGGGTGAATTGCCCTTGTTTCGATTTTAGTAATATGACCAGACCAATGCTAAGTCTTGATTATTTCTCAGATCTGTTTAGTGAGGATGGAGCTGTTATTCAATATTCTCTAAATGGCGGGGAAACATGGGAAGTTCTTGGTCAAACCGGATCTGGTATTAATTGGTATTCCAGTGATAAAGTAACTTCAAGACCAGGTGATCAGGATGGTTTTAACAGTTATGGCTGGAATACCGCAGAGGATGATTGGAAGACAGGGAGAATATATTTAGATGAATTAATCGGGCAGCCTTCAGTAAGAATGAGAGTAGCATTCGCTACCGGACCAAATCCTCCGTTAGGATCTGAATTTGATGGTTTTGCTCTTGATAATTTTAAAATATTTGAAAGAAGCAGAAATGTATTAGTTGAACAATTTTCAAATCTTGCTCCAGAAGTTCTTACAGGCACACAAGAAAGTATAAACAGACTTGAGCAGGCGGGTGATGAGATATTAATGATGCATTATTTCACAGACATTCCAGCAGTTGATAGTTTATATGATGCTAATAGGGCAGATCAGGGTGCAAGAGGATTATATTACTCTGTTTCACAAACTCCAACTACAGTAATCGATGGAAACGTTTATAATGGTTTATCTTCAGATTGGCAATTAAATACAGTACTTACCAGGAGCTTGATAGATCCCGACTTTAAAATTGAAATCGATTTTCCAGTTCCAAATGAACGATATAATTTAACATTCGACATAGATGTAACTAGTATTTATGACCGGGCAGCCGAGGACATTTATGTTCAGACCGTTGTTGTAGAAAATGAAGTGTTATTGAGTAATGGAGATGTGATTCCAAATCTTGTTAAGGAATTTTTACCAAGCGCTGCCGGAACCTTATACAGATTTAATTGGGCACAGGGTGAGAGAAGGTCATTAAGGTTTGATTGGGAAATTACAGCTTATGACCCATCAGAGTTAGCGGTTATTGTATTTATACAGAACAGCTCCGGAGAGGTATTACAATCACAAATAGTAAAAGCTCCGGATTACGGTTATGAAAATTCTGTACTTACAGGAATTGAAGATGATTTTAAAAATACCAGGGTGCTAGTTTATCCTAACCCTGCAGTAAACGAGACAACTTTATTATTAGAAGAACCGGTTAAAGAAGATACAGATTTGATAATGTATGATAGTAAAGGGTCTGTTGTATACGAAGGGAAGATTTTGAGAGGGGCAATGGAAAAACAAATTGAATTATCTAACTATTCAACCGGTATTTATAATCTACAATTAATATCTGAAGGAAGAGTATTGGGTACCCTTAGAATAATTAAGAATTAG